A window from Argopecten irradians isolate NY chromosome 3, Ai_NY, whole genome shotgun sequence encodes these proteins:
- the LOC138317627 gene encoding retinoblastoma-binding protein 5-like isoform X1, translating to MNLELLESFGQNYPEDFDGTLDCVSIAITCAYNRQGTLLSVGCNDGRIVIWDFLTRGIAKIINAHVHPVCSLSWSRNGHKLLSAATDNTVSVWDVMAGECDKTFRFPSPILKVQFHPRNSKRFLVCPMKHPAVMMTIDGTHTSLQMDDDSDLNIVAAFDRRGKHIYTGNAKGRVLVFPIKDLTKLVASFRVTTGTLNTTAIKSIEFARRGECFLVNSADRIIRVYESREVLTCGKDGEPEPIQKLQDLVNKTLWKKCCFSGDGEYIVAGSARQHSLYIWEKSVGNLVKILHGTKGELLLDVVWHPVRPIIASISSGLVSIWAQNQVENWSAFAPDFKELDENVEYEERESEFDIEDEDKEKEETKGPDEEDTEVDVTTIEPIQVFVSSDEEDEDTDALLFLPVSPELDEPEALAEGVLEEPPPPEKKRPASTDHTPSPKKKKFKSIDVDLPNAPIDEIHPLLNVKKPNEKNAGKKTRPKQRPPKEKYKHKEKFKDDFY from the exons gATTTTGATGGGACGTTGGATTGTGTAAGCATTGCCATCACATGTGCCTACAACAGACAAGGGACACTACTCTCTGTAGGCTGTAACGATGGAAGAATTGTTATCTGGGACTTCCTGACAAGAGGAATCGCCAAAATCATCAATGCCCATGTCCACCCTGTGTGTTCTCTTAG TTGGAGTCGGAATGGCCATAAACTACTTAGTGCCGCCACAGACAACACAGTATCAGTGTGGGACGTCATGGCGGGGGAATGTGACAAGACATTCCGCTTCCCTTCACCAATACTCAAAGTACAGTTCCACCCCAGAAATAG TAAGCGGTTCCTGGTCTGCCCTATGAAACATCCTGCCGTTATGATGACAATAGATGGAACCCACACCTCTCTACAGATGGATGATGAT TCAGATCTAAATATTGTGGCAGCTTTTGACAGACGAGGCAAACACATTTATACAGGAAACGCCAAAGGTCGG GTGCTTGTTTTTCCAATCAAAGATCTCACAAAATTGGTGGCTTCGTTCCGCGTTACAACAGGAACACTTAACACAACAGCAATCAAGTCAATAGAGTTTGCACGACGGGGAGA ATGTTTCTTGGTAAACTCAGCTGACCGAATCATCCGTGTGTATGAAAGTCGGGAAGTTTTAACTTGTGGAAAAGATGGTGAGCCAGAACCTATACAGAAACTACAGGATCTCGTAAACAA AACTCTATGGAAGAAATGCTGTTTCTCTGGTGACGGGGAATACATTGTAGCTGGATCTGCCCGTCAGCATTCTTTGTATATATGGGAGAAAAGTGTTGGGAATCTGGTAAAGATTCTCCATGGAACCAAGGGAGAACTGTTACTGGATGTGGTG TGGCATCCTGTCCGTCCAATCATTGCCTCCATATCTAGTGGGCTGGTGTCTATCTGGGCTCAGAACCAAGTG gaaaATTGGAGTGCCTTTGCCCCCGACTTTAAGGAACTTGATGAGAATGTAGAATATGAAGAGAGAGAATCAGAGTTTGATATTGAGGATGAAGACAAGGAGAAAGAGGAAACAAAAG GGCCGGACGAGGAGGATACCGAAGTGGACGTCACCACTATAGAACCCATACAGGTGTTTGTTAGCAG TGATGAAGAGGATGAAGACACAGACGCGTTACTCTTCCTACCCGTATCACCAGAACTGGACGAACCAGAGGCTCTCGCTGAAGGG GTGTTAGAAGAGCCGCCACCCCCAGAGAAAAAACGCCCCGCCTCCACAGATCATACACCGTCACcgaagaaaaagaaatttaaatctATAGACGTTGATCTACCTAACGCTCCAATAGATG AAATACACCCATTGCTGAATGTGAAGAAGCCCAATGAAAAGAATGCAGGAAAGAAAACTCGACCTAAGCAGAGACCGCCAAAAGAGAAGTACAAACACAAAGAAAAGTTTAAAGATGATTTT TATTGA
- the LOC138317627 gene encoding retinoblastoma-binding protein 5-like isoform X2, with product MAGECDKTFRFPSPILKVQFHPRNSKRFLVCPMKHPAVMMTIDGTHTSLQMDDDSDLNIVAAFDRRGKHIYTGNAKGRVLVFPIKDLTKLVASFRVTTGTLNTTAIKSIEFARRGECFLVNSADRIIRVYESREVLTCGKDGEPEPIQKLQDLVNKTLWKKCCFSGDGEYIVAGSARQHSLYIWEKSVGNLVKILHGTKGELLLDVVWHPVRPIIASISSGLVSIWAQNQVENWSAFAPDFKELDENVEYEERESEFDIEDEDKEKEETKGPDEEDTEVDVTTIEPIQVFVSSDEEDEDTDALLFLPVSPELDEPEALAEGVLEEPPPPEKKRPASTDHTPSPKKKKFKSIDVDLPNAPIDEIHPLLNVKKPNEKNAGKKTRPKQRPPKEKYKHKEKFKDDFY from the exons ATGGCGGGGGAATGTGACAAGACATTCCGCTTCCCTTCACCAATACTCAAAGTACAGTTCCACCCCAGAAATAG TAAGCGGTTCCTGGTCTGCCCTATGAAACATCCTGCCGTTATGATGACAATAGATGGAACCCACACCTCTCTACAGATGGATGATGAT TCAGATCTAAATATTGTGGCAGCTTTTGACAGACGAGGCAAACACATTTATACAGGAAACGCCAAAGGTCGG GTGCTTGTTTTTCCAATCAAAGATCTCACAAAATTGGTGGCTTCGTTCCGCGTTACAACAGGAACACTTAACACAACAGCAATCAAGTCAATAGAGTTTGCACGACGGGGAGA ATGTTTCTTGGTAAACTCAGCTGACCGAATCATCCGTGTGTATGAAAGTCGGGAAGTTTTAACTTGTGGAAAAGATGGTGAGCCAGAACCTATACAGAAACTACAGGATCTCGTAAACAA AACTCTATGGAAGAAATGCTGTTTCTCTGGTGACGGGGAATACATTGTAGCTGGATCTGCCCGTCAGCATTCTTTGTATATATGGGAGAAAAGTGTTGGGAATCTGGTAAAGATTCTCCATGGAACCAAGGGAGAACTGTTACTGGATGTGGTG TGGCATCCTGTCCGTCCAATCATTGCCTCCATATCTAGTGGGCTGGTGTCTATCTGGGCTCAGAACCAAGTG gaaaATTGGAGTGCCTTTGCCCCCGACTTTAAGGAACTTGATGAGAATGTAGAATATGAAGAGAGAGAATCAGAGTTTGATATTGAGGATGAAGACAAGGAGAAAGAGGAAACAAAAG GGCCGGACGAGGAGGATACCGAAGTGGACGTCACCACTATAGAACCCATACAGGTGTTTGTTAGCAG TGATGAAGAGGATGAAGACACAGACGCGTTACTCTTCCTACCCGTATCACCAGAACTGGACGAACCAGAGGCTCTCGCTGAAGGG GTGTTAGAAGAGCCGCCACCCCCAGAGAAAAAACGCCCCGCCTCCACAGATCATACACCGTCACcgaagaaaaagaaatttaaatctATAGACGTTGATCTACCTAACGCTCCAATAGATG AAATACACCCATTGCTGAATGTGAAGAAGCCCAATGAAAAGAATGCAGGAAAGAAAACTCGACCTAAGCAGAGACCGCCAAAAGAGAAGTACAAACACAAAGAAAAGTTTAAAGATGATTTT TATTGA